A window of Dromiciops gliroides isolate mDroGli1 chromosome X, mDroGli1.pri, whole genome shotgun sequence contains these coding sequences:
- the LOC122733928 gene encoding transmembrane protein 160-like, with the protein MEWNKHLLRAYYVGFRGALLLAALRRGRTGQGSFGPGSGARAAAPPPAVSELDRADAWLLWKAHETAFLSWFRNGLLASGIGVISFMQSDMGREAAYGFFLLGGLCVFYGGASYVAGLASLRRPMMLSLGGALVGGAAVASTGLLWACAVGLYLGQLELEVEGPEPEPGLEPEDADEEEPPPARAGPPRGQAK; encoded by the coding sequence atggaatggaataagcatttattaagagcctactatgtgggCTTCCGGGGGGCGCTGCTGCTGGCGGCCCTGAGGCGCGGCCGGACTGGCCAGGGCTCCTTCGGCCCCGGGTCCGGGGCCCGCGCTGCAGCCCCGCCGCCCGCAGTGTCCGAGCTGGATCGCGCGGACGCCTGGCTCCTGTGGAAGGCGCATGAGACTGCTTTCCTCTCTTGGTTCAGAAATGGCCTCTTGGCCTCAGGCATAGGAGTCATCTCCTTCATGCAGAGCGACATGGGCCGCGAGGCCGCCTACGGCTTCTTCCTCCTGGGCGGCCTGTGCGTCTTCTACGGCGGAGCCTCGTACGTGGCCGGCCTGGCCTCGCTGCGGCGGCCCATGATGCTGTCTCTGGGCGGGGCGCTGGTCGGGGGCGCGGCCGTGGCTTCGACCGGCCTGCTCTGGGCCTGTGCCGTGGGCCTGTACCTGGGCCAGCTGGAGCTGGAGGTGGAGGGACCCGAACCCGAACCGGGGCTGGAGCCGGAGGACGCGGACGAGGAGGAGCCGCCCCCCGCCAGGGCCGGCCCTCCGCGTGGCCAGGCCAAGTGA